One segment of Ureibacillus thermophilus DNA contains the following:
- a CDS encoding class I adenylate-forming enzyme family protein, producing MLMTNIIEEHASKQPSKEAIVFENKTMTFGELFENAKKVAAYLQHKGYKKGDIIAQFMLNTDLFLPVYLGVKLAGLTVMPVNTKLAPPEVDYIFQHSEAKVLFYDEKIEEIIKPTTHTFDQVISTSKILEILHGNQTDFTKVPIEQDQTAVVMYTSGTTGKPKGVMLSHYNMIETAKIWSDSMNITNQDRTYICTPLFHCAGLHVFAMPTLYKGGTVVIEEAFSPDRTLKNLEKTEATIFFGVPAMYTIILNKPEIRQYNFQNLRLFCYGAAPMPYELVKKLKDTFPKVKVQNLYGQTENTPAASSLTDEYALEKIGSVGKPLKNTQIKLVDANGEEVPVGEVGEICVKGPQVMKGYLKNPEETARTIQDGWLYSGDLGKFDEEGFLYIVDRKKDMIIRGGENIYPVEVEEVLYQIPEILEAAVVGVPHEVYGEVPKAYVVFKEGKSLTSEEIINYCFTKLAKYKVPVEIEELKQLPRNASGKVLKHTLRPKKETV from the coding sequence ATGTTAATGACAAACATTATTGAGGAGCATGCTTCAAAACAACCTTCCAAAGAAGCGATTGTTTTTGAGAACAAGACCATGACGTTCGGGGAATTGTTTGAAAATGCGAAAAAGGTTGCGGCCTATTTGCAACACAAGGGGTACAAAAAGGGAGATATAATTGCTCAATTCATGCTGAACACCGATTTATTTTTGCCTGTCTATTTAGGCGTCAAATTAGCAGGATTAACCGTTATGCCGGTGAATACGAAACTAGCCCCTCCTGAAGTAGACTACATTTTCCAACATTCGGAAGCAAAGGTGTTATTTTATGATGAAAAAATCGAAGAAATCATCAAACCGACAACTCATACTTTTGACCAAGTCATTTCCACATCGAAAATTTTAGAAATTCTTCATGGAAATCAAACCGATTTTACAAAAGTGCCAATTGAACAGGATCAAACCGCCGTTGTTATGTATACATCGGGAACAACGGGAAAGCCAAAGGGAGTCATGTTATCCCACTATAATATGATTGAAACGGCAAAAATTTGGTCGGATTCGATGAACATTACAAATCAAGATCGGACTTATATTTGCACGCCACTTTTCCACTGTGCAGGTCTTCATGTATTTGCCATGCCGACATTATACAAAGGAGGAACCGTTGTCATAGAGGAAGCCTTTTCACCAGACAGGACATTAAAGAATCTTGAAAAAACGGAAGCGACGATTTTTTTCGGCGTGCCGGCAATGTATACCATCATCTTAAATAAACCGGAAATCAGACAATATAATTTTCAAAATTTACGATTATTCTGCTATGGCGCTGCACCAATGCCTTATGAACTTGTGAAGAAATTAAAAGATACGTTCCCAAAGGTAAAAGTACAAAATTTGTATGGACAAACAGAAAATACCCCTGCAGCCTCTTCCCTTACCGATGAATATGCGCTCGAAAAAATCGGTTCAGTTGGAAAGCCGCTCAAAAATACACAAATCAAATTGGTGGATGCAAATGGGGAAGAAGTGCCGGTTGGGGAAGTAGGCGAAATTTGCGTGAAAGGTCCGCAGGTGATGAAAGGTTATTTAAAAAATCCGGAAGAAACGGCGAGAACGATTCAAGATGGCTGGTTATATTCAGGCGATTTAGGAAAGTTCGATGAAGAAGGATTTTTATACATCGTCGACCGAAAAAAGGACATGATTATCCGCGGGGGAGAAAATATTTACCCTGTAGAAGTGGAAGAAGTGCTGTATCAAATCCCTGAAATATTAGAAGCGGCGGTTGTCGGTGTTCCTCATGAAGTGTATGGGGAAGTGCCAAAAGCGTATGTAGTATTTAAAGAAGGAAAATCCCTGACATCTGAAGAAATTATTAACTATTGCTTCACTAAACTTGCCAAATATAAAGTGCCGGTGGAAATTGAAGAATTAAAGCAGCTTCCACGGAATGCATCAGGGAAAGTCTTGAAACATACGCTACGTCCGAAAAAAGAAACCGTATAG